The Microthrixaceae bacterium genome includes the window TCCGGGCGCCCTGTGGATAACCAAAGAAACGGTGGCCCCGTCACCAGCTCCGGCGCACGACGGACGGTTGCAGGACCTCGATCACCGCAGCGTGGCAGCGTCTGCGCAGGTCAGGTGTGATCGTCTTGGTCCCTCGGATGCTGTTGCACAGCCGGTGGGCGTGCCGCACGTTGGCAGGGTCAGTGCATGACCCGCCATGAGCACGAGGTACCAGCTCATCGAGTGCTGATCCGAGCGGTGCCCGCTGGTGGTCAGCGTCGAGGTCGATGAGCAGACCGCACAGGTGGCAGCACGGTTGCGTCGCCCGAACGTGAGCTATGAGCTTGCGCCGAGCGTGGGACTTGAGCGGGTGGACCATTCGGTCAGCCTCCCCGGTAACGCAAGAGCGACCCGGGCGCAGGGCCACGGGTCGCACTCAACTGCTGTAGACCTATCATGCAGGTCAGCGCATTGCAAGTACCACGAGGCTACGAGGCTCGGCGTTTGCGTTGTGCGTGGGCTTTGGCCTCAGCGATCAGGCCCGGCGTGATGCGGCTGGTGCCGTTGGCCCATGCCCGACAGATCGCCTCATGGGGCATGACCTTGTGGTTGCGGCGGAAGGTCTTGCACTGGCCGCACAGACGACCGCCGCTGTCGGCCAGGTCGACGTCGAGCCCGAAGCGGGCACAGTTGGCGCAGGCCTGCCGCTTGGGTTGGGCTAGTGGTGGCTCTGGCCGGAGTCCTGCGCGCTGGACTCGGCTGCATGCGGTGAGGAGCCATGCCATGGTCTCATCGAGTAGGGCGAGGGCTGCGTCTGCTTCTCGGGTCCACTCGTCGGCGTCGGCGATCGACTCAGCAGAGGCCATCACCGCTGAGCCTGTCGGGTCGGAGTGGCTGCCCTTGGGTGCTCGGCCGTCGCTGCCGGAGCGGATCGACGCTTGTGCTCGGGCTTGGCGGTGCTTCTCGGCCACGATTGCATTTATGTCATGCGGGATGGTGTTTAGCCAGTTGGCCGCTATTTCTATATTGAGAATGATCCTGGCTCGGTCGGAGTTGTTCATGCTGCCGCCTGTGGGTTGCGCCGAATCATCCGGGTATCGGATTTACGGGAGTACCGGCCTCGGATTATCAGGTGCCCGTTGTTCCCGGCCTCGCGGATCATGCCGCTTACAGTTTTTGTTTGCAGGTCGTGCGCCGTCGCTACAGCGGCGACGATCTCGGGCATCGGCGTCCACGAGTCGTTGAGCCTCGACCATACATCACGCCAGGCGTCGCCGTATGGACTCCGCCTCGATGGGTCGAATCCCGGCCACAGTGCAGGTGGGTCCCAACCACCGGGACCCACCTGAGTTTTTTGGGTGGGGGTAGTGGGCGGCTGGGTGGGTCCCTGGGTGGGTCCCTCGGTGGGGTCTTCAGACCCCAACCCCACCGTGACGGGACCCACCCGGGACGAGCCCACACCAGGTGGGTCCGGGACCCACTGGGACCCACCGGGACCCACCTGGGTTATGGAGGGATTTGAGGGCAGTTATCCACAGGCTAGAACTCCTCGGTGAGGTCGGATCGGGGGGACTGGGGCACGACGTAGGGCTTGGTCAGGGTGTGGAGCTGGGATCGGTTCGGGCCGGGCCGGGTCGTCACATGCCCCTCCTCGATCAGGAGCCGGAGCGCTTCGGCCACCCACTTCTTTTTGCCTGACACGTCCGCCAATATGCCATTGCGAGTTGGGTAAACACCGGAGTCATTTAGGGTTTGGATTGCCGCTGCAACCTGCTCCATGAGAGTGGTCGGGCGGGTCCTTATTGGTGTGTCTGACTCGGGGCACAAGATGGCTAGCGACACATCACCGTCGGCCCGTGAGGTGAGCTGCAACGTCCCGACTCGTCTCACCGCCAGAAGCGAAGCCACGGACGTGGCCTGGCCGGTCCTTGGCGACGGTGATCCGGCTGGTGCCGGTGCGGCCGAGCCCGAACGGTTGGGTGACCTCCAGGCGGTACACAGCCCCATCCACCCCGGCCAGCTTGTGTTGGGCCCCGATGCCGTACCGGCCTCTGGCCTCCTTGTCTTTGGGCACGTGGTCGATGAGCACGACGGCGCATCCGTGACGGGCGATCCGTCGGGGAGCGCCAGGAGGAACTTGGCGGCGTCGTCGTTGTCGTTGATCGACCACCCGTTCTGTACCATCACCTCTGTGACGCCATCCACGATGGCCAGGGTTGGTTGGTGGTCGATCAGGAGCCGCTCTAGTGCGGCGATGGCCACCGGGTCGATCGGGTCGTCTGGGCGCACGTAGTGGAGTCGGCCGATGATGGCGTCACGGTCCACGCCGAGGGCCCGGAGTCGGCCGACGATGCCCGTGGCGTGGTCTTCGAAGTCGAGGTAGATGACGTGTTCGCCTTCGGTGAGACGCTCGGCGGCGGCGGCGCATGCCAGCCAGCTCTTGCCCGATTCGGATTCGGCGTTGAACGCGTGGACCCGCCCCGCGTAGAGGAGCTGGTGGCCGTCGTCGCGGGCGAGCATGGTGGGCTCGGGTGGCCCATCGCCGTCGATGACGGCTGCGAGGTCGACGGGGGTCCAGGTGGTCCCGGCGTCGTCGGCGGGTTGGGCGGCTGCGAGGCGCTGGAGTTGGGCGAGGCTGGTGTCTAGGTCGCCGTTGCGGGCCGAGTTGGCCGCTTCTAGCGCCCCGCTGAGCAGCGCCCGCAACCGGGCAGTGTGGATGATCCGCCGGGTGTAGGCGGGTGCGCTGGTCGACAGGGGAGCGTGGGTGACTATCGACAGGAGGTCGCGCCCGTCGAAGCTGCCGTTGCCTCTCGGTGGGACGGTGACCGGATCGGGTTGCTCGCCGGCGGCGACGGTCTCACAGATGGCGGTGTAGATCGCTTGATGCCGCGGGGCGTAGAAGTGCTCGGGCTCAAGGCCGAGACCGAGGACGGTCTCGGCTGCGGTCATCGAGTAGAGCATCACCCCGAGGACGCCGATCTCGGCGTCGGTGTCGTGGGGTACGTCTTGGCGGGTCCGGCTGGGCCGTGCCGTCAGTCCTTCGGCGGCGGCCTGGTCCTCGAGGATGTCGTCAGGGAGGTCGTCGGTGTCTGTGATCGTCACGCGCCCTTCCCGTCGGTCCAGAGGTCGTGGTGGGCGCCGGTGGTGATGGCGCGCTGGAGGACGGCTTGTTCGTCGGGGGTGCGGTCCGTCGCCAACATGGCCAGTTCGATGAGGTGGCCGAGGTCGGCACGGGACACCTCCACCGGCCGGTTCACGACGCCACCGCCTGAAGCGTGTGGCTGCGCTTGAGTTGGTCAGTCATCTTGGTCCTGTCTGTTCATGTCCCGCAGAATCCCGAGCAGTCCTCCCCGAACAGGGGGTAGATCCCATCCCGGTACTCCTCAATGTTGGCTTCCCGGAGTGGGACCCGCGAGTCGTGGACATAGGGTTCCCCCACCATCGGGAGGAGACCGGCGCGCTGCCGCTCCCGGAACGCCTCATCGAAGTGGACCGCCTGCTCCCACTCGTCGGGCGCGTGGTCTCGGAGCCGTCGCCACTCGTCGTCCCGGTGGAATGGGCAGCCGATACAGGCCGACTCGGGGGCCGTCCATCCGTGACGCTCCATCCATGCGTGGCAGCCATCCCGGTCCATCTTCTGGTCCACAAGGGGGTAGAGGTGCTCGATGCAGGCGTGGGCAGGGTCGCTCATCCGCTCGGTCTCATCCCACGAGATGCCGAAGGACTGGTTGACGGCGTGATGTAGCGGCCACCGCTGCCTCGGCTTCAACCCCAGCAACTCCCGGATCTTCTTCTCAACGGGCTCGATCTTGTAGGTCTTGGTGCAGGTGCGGCGCGTCCTGCCAGGAGTCCACTCGCCCGTCGTGG containing:
- a CDS encoding AAA family ATPase, whose translation is MTITDTDDLPDDILEDQAAAEGLTARPSRTRQDVPHDTDAEIGVLGVMLYSMTAAETVLGLGLEPEHFYAPRHQAIYTAICETVAAGEQPDPVTVPPRGNGSFDGRDLLSIVTHAPLSTSAPAYTRRIIHTARLRALLSGALEAANSARNGDLDTSLAQLQRLAAAQPADDAGTTWTPVDLAAVIDGDGPPEPTMLARDDGHQLLYAGRVHAFNAESESGKSWLACAAAAERLTEGEHVIYLDFEDHATGIVGRLRALGVDRDAIIGRLHYVRPDDPIDPVAIAALERLLIDHQPTLAIVDGVTEVMVQNGWSINDNDDAAKFLLALPDGSPVTDAPSCSSTTCPKTRRPEAGTASGPNTSWPGWMGLCTAWRSPNRSGSAAPAPAGSPSPRTGQATSVASLLAVRRVGTLQLTSRADGDVSLAILCPESDTPIRTRPTTLMEQVAAAIQTLNDSGVYPTRNGILADVSGKKKWVAEALRLLIEEGHVTTRPGPNRSQLHTLTKPYVVPQSPRSDLTEEF